caaatattatttgtgagttttcaaaataaaccttaaaaataatatgtagaTAATTGGGAAAATGTCAGTACTTCAATTATTGGatgaatcattttaaaaaaaggacaaaactctttttatttattaaataaaaattagtttgttataatacatttatttaaatttgtatataaaatgtataataataatttcatatagtttcaaaaatacaaataattgttacattttatttttaaatcccataattttaatgtttatctAATTAATGTTAgttagatatatttataatctcAACTATTAGCTAGTTATTTCTTTGCCGTTAATCAACTGTAAGCTTTAAAAGTTCTCATCGTCTTCCTCTATTCAACAAGCTTAGCCTCAAAGAAAGcgttttttcttttcgttttcaaGAATGTGAATGAGAATTCTTTAACCAATCTAATCTTAGGCAAAGAATGTGCCGTTACAGGCATTCTTTGaaagtattttcatttaatttgcatagtCGAGTCAGGAAACGCGCCTAATGCTGTCAAGAATTTGTGCAATGTGCATATAAAGTGCGCCCTGAAGCAGGCAAcacatttgcacacacacacacacacatactgtcTGTGTAGGGGGAAGGGGGTGTCATTATCATGTGCTACACATGTACCGTTAGCCGCTCACAAACACGGCTGCTTTAATCgccattttcaattaattgcaatttgtaatCGAGTATCGAGTTACGACTGCGGGGAATGAACAAAGCATTTGACATGTTCGCCTTTTGGCCGAGAGCGAGAACAttgcaacatttgcaacaATCCTCTACATTTACCTGCAATCAACTGCAGTTTACCTGTAGTTTAAACCAATCTCCCACTCTCCCCTCTCACACTTGATTGACCCTGCGGCATTAGAAGtcattgcaattgcatttgctcATGTAAATTGGCCTTAAGTTTAGCACCACGGTTTCGGACTTGACTACTTGACTACTATTAAACTGGTTGGGCTTCTGGCATTTAGCTGATGCAGCGCATAGTTTCAATCAAGTTTACGGGTCAAGTGGGCAGTTGTTGTGGGAAAGGGCGGGGGAAATATTCTTCATATAAGGCAAATAACAgcaatttaaacttttcaaaTGAGATTCAAACTAAAAGctcaataaaagtaaaatcgTTCAGTTGACTGACAGCCATTTTAAATGGTAATTtaacgctcacacacacacatggacacaCACAGTTGCACACATGGCATGgtaaggggaaggggaaggggaaggggaaggcaACACTCACCGCGTCTGCGCTTTAAGTTGtctaaaaaagaattaaaaggAGAAATGCAAAGAGGCAAGAGGCAAGAGACAAGACGATGGCAAGTGTGAGGTTAAGTGTAGCAGCTTAAATCTGTGTAGTggcacacactaacacacacacacacacacagaaatacATCTTGAACAACCCTTAGTGCAAGCAcccacactctcacacacacacacacagagtcaGGCATGCAGATAACTcaactaataaaatttactcTCTCAGTCCTACTCTCTTACTcatgcgctctctctctctctctcgctctctctgtcgctcttTGCAGACAGTTCCTCGACAAACACCACGGAAAATCCACCATCACCCACATCGCTGAGTcccagcagcggcaacaacaacaacaaccacagcagcagcagcagcaacaacaacaacaacaacaacagcactgcAAATGCCAACAGTAACAATACGGGCAATGGCCACAGCAGCAAGTCACCACCACCCAATGTGGGTGGTGGCCTGCACCACAGCACACATCACCCACTctatcagcagcagcaacagcagcagcagcagcagcaacagcatccacATGCTGGCCAACAGCATCCACAGCATCCACATCAGCCCAGCACGCCCACAAGCAGCGCCGCAGGCTTGTCGCATCATGGACATCATCTGGTTAACTCGCATGCGAGTGGCGGTGGCTACATGCTGCCCACCAGCTCCAATGAATCGGACGATGAGGGTGAGGAGATCATTGAGGAAGATGACGGCACTGATGGTCCATCGGACAGTTCCTCGCCGCACGGCGATGGCAGCAACTCGAAGCGCAAGAAGAAAACCCGCACTGTCTTCTCGCGAGCTCAGGTGTTCCAGCTGGAGTCCACGTTTGATATGAAGCGCTACCTCAGCTCATCGGAGCGTGCCGGACTGGCGGCCTCGCTGCGTCTGACTGAGACGCAGGTGAAGATCTGGTTTCAGAATCGTCGCAACAAATGGAAGCGTCAACTGGCCGCCGAATTGGAAGCGGCCAACATGGCGAACATGGCGCATGCCGCACAGCGTCTGGTGCGTGTTCCCGTGCTGTATCATGATGGCACCACGGCCGGCTTTgtgccaccaccgccaccacatCATCATCCGATGCAGTACtatgctgcggctgctgcccGCAACACAAGTCCACCACGGCCGCCGCTGTCGTCGCTGGTATAGAACGTGGGTTGCTTGGCGGCGCCGATGACGCCAATGACGCCAATGTCGCCAATGACGCTGCTGAAGCCGCCGCCGCCAACAGTGATGCTGTCGATGCCGCCGCGTATTCCAGCGCTGCAGCTGAGACCCAGCTCCATGGACATGGACTCGGATAGCGAGCAGGAGCTGGTGGGGTGCCAggacgatgatgatgctgcCATCGATGTGGAGGCCGATGAGGAGCCCACAAATGATTGTGGCAGCTCAAGGCCATCaacagcaccaccaccaccaccaccgccacccaCGTtgccaccagcaccaccagcaccagcaccacctGCCGAAGGCAAGCAAAACAATTGCCTGGAGCGCAGCGAAGTTACCACTCAGGTCTCAAATGTGCAACCAGTTTCAATTCTGGATAAATCGATAAACCACAGGCCAACACAGGGCTACTGAGCAACCACCACCCAATGCCGCCCACTCCCAGTTGCATTGTAAATTTcgattgaaaagtttttttaccAAAGGATCAGCGGCTAAGTGCACATCAATTGGTTTCAATGCTACACACAAAGGCCAAAAATCGAGGACGGTTCCCCCGACGCCTCCTTAAATAtaatcgataaaaaaaatgctgtaAAGTTTTGAGTAGTTTGTTCCTAAAGCTTTTGTATATACTTACTAAGTAGTATGTGCTCGCTTAACTTAATCTGCGAGTTCTTCTttactttctttctctctctctctctctctctctctatctccctctctcttcagCTAAGCATTAACTATAAGAAATAAGCTCTCTTGCTTAAACTCTATCCTCTTTTATTCTCATTCCCTGTTCTCATTGTAAATGCCTCTTgctcaataatttttaagcctTATctcttaaatgtttatttttattattaaatgcaaCTTGTAAATATGCGTGTTTTGCAGCTTAATTAGTATAAGAAGTTCTGAGTTTGCTTTAACTTTCGATTGCTGGTCAAGTGTAGGTTAATCCCATATGCAAATACATTAATCGTATTTATAGTTATCGGTTGGTTTCCATAAGTAagcaactataaataaaagaaaattaaattaaactttactCGTATATTGTCTAACTGTACACTTTATAAGCCAAAgatgataaaataaaacttggcaACTGCACAtctttatgtacatacatatacttacaTTTGCATATGTAACAAGCAATTACCAAATAACTAGTTAAATTATTACATCAATGTATTAAACACCCAACCTAAAACAAAACCGAAAGattatgaaaagaaaaatcgaAACGACACCAAAAAAtgcttatatacaaaaaaaagaatatcaataaaaaacaaaaaattcaattaatttttgcagttgcgttctttattatatattaaacactggatgttaaatattgtttattcaatattaatggatgtttatcatattattattatgttattggAATGGCTTTTCTTGAAATACTAGTTTTCAATGAtgcattaaacaaatttgttggtAACAAGATTCTTACTAAGGTTTCCAGCTTTTATCCCCTCGAAGAGTATTACAACCATTATTTCTAGTTTCTTAAATGGATTCCaagttttaatgcaaattctcttattaattaaaattattaggaGTACTTTTACTTAGCTAAATCGGCTAAGTGTTTCAACTGATACCTTGCAACGTACAGAATCCAAACATTAACTTGAACTGACCACCTCATTTAGAGctatgttttatatttgtacTAACAGTATCTTGAAAAGGATGATCTAAACTGAGAGGAATTTAACTGAGAAAGTCTAAATTAAGGATACCAAAACttatatgcatttttcaaCTGAGACTatcttaattaataatatcatGCCTTAGTGTTATCTGAGTCTATTGATTATCTTAATAACAGGGGCAGTAAGtaatgataaattttatttttttttaactgaaaaaGTCAATCACTTctagtaaaattaaaagaacgtgtaatatacaaaaatttgtctTAAAGGGCAATCTATGCAATTTTGCCatgattttaaagtttttattattttactcataaaataatcattaaaaataaaaataatcataaaataatcattaattttgagcaaaaaaattaaactcaagaaataattattatttttgagcaaaacaaaaaaaaactcatagaatGACGATTATATATTGAGTTTCATAAAACTTATagtgattacagtccctgcataataatattatgacTGGTAGAAgctaaataatgaataatgattacttcttgagttttataataaaacttatagtGATTGTAGTCCCtgcttaataatattatgacTGGACTGGTATGAgctaaacttaaaatatattaattagaaaaatcTCAACAACTGGATGTATCTCGAGTGAGAGTATTTTCAATGCAATGCTATTATAATTGActggcattttaaataagctgactttacttaacattttccaaCTATAGTATTTTCAACAGGGTTCTCCATTCACAGCCGAGATATGTGTTGGTATATGTAAGTGCCTGAAAAGCTAATTTACGTTTAATTGCCGATGGAAAAATGTACGTATATCTatagatataaaatatgtattcgTATGCAATGTTTGCACTCGTTTGTATGTGAGCCACAATAacaattgttgcagttgctgttagCTGTTAGTATCgttgtttttgcaattgttgttgggcGTTTTAAGTTACCATTTATTGTGCGcactttgttgttatttcctCGCACTGAGCGCGTTGAATGCTTTTTTGCCTATGCATTGTCCCGTAGTTCCTGCTCCTCCCGccgcactatggtccggatgacgattttttaggaataaattaataactcgaaaaccaatgaagattttttggtctagtttttttgcattgggcTTATGATATCAATACGCAAATGGCctagaaaagtgggcgtggttcCGCCTTTATTTCAGATTCTgcgatatgtaaattttttgtttttcaagcgaTCAGGACCAAACTTACAGGTTAGGCGTGTTACTATGCCCGAAACGTGTTGGCAAAATTTCatccaaatcggacaactatatcacatagaaataataggaattatcagtcgaaaagtcactttttttataaaaacgctgtattttccaaaatatttgaCCAAACTGATCGTATATGAGTGATATTATGCTACTGACATTCTGACCAACATATATCAAGATCGGAATactatcatttataatatcatattgttcaaattattaaaatcgatCGTGAACtaactttttgtatgaaactagaattttttattttttgtcgattgtaaagatttatcatttattcaatacgtaaacacgagtttttgtaattttcgccaatgcgcacaataaaacaagccaaaaaatcataattttggtcattttgaCTCATGTGTTGTCGCCACATTTTAAACGAATACGCATTTTATAACGTGAGGTTAgctgaaataaagtgaaattgtgaaaaatgcgcaaaattgcgcaacttgagcttaatagtacaaattcagaattgatttctctacaaaatacatatagtcgcattgctagcatatgctagcaaAATTAGTTACGGCTtttcaaagttaaaatttcatcgaataaaatttttaacaagtcaattttttaaattacaagaaaCTATACAttgaactttgatttttaacaatggagataaataaacacaaagtacaagccataatgaatataatccatgataaatttttttaaaaaagcttcTTAGCTAGTGCCaccaagtaattaaattttacctaCAAAATTGCAATAAGAGCTTCATGTGCACTTCGTTTAAATCAACTCTGTTTCACAGCTGATTGCTAAGCAGTgttggaaaatgtgaaaattttggttatgcaacatttgaggtggaagtattttgaatgcatcgccataaaaaaaacgtaaatttgaacaactttaagaaacgacttttttccaaaataatcgtcatccggaccatagtgcgcCGGACACTCCTCGCATTCCCACTTGCTGGATTGCCGCGCGtgttaaattgcaaaaataaattgcaaattgcgcACTGCGAATaaatggcaataaaaatgcataaaatgctTTCGGTTATGCTCAACAAACGATTGCTAGTTTAAATAACTAGAAAGATACAAATTATGCTTGCCACccacagcgacaacgacaaatacaaatacagatatagACACATATTAACTCATACGAAAATGTATCTggtaaaatgcatatatatgtgtctGTTTTCTTATGTATTAAATAATGGGCAATTGTTTGAGGTGCTGCATTTCACACGTCTGCGTATAAATTGTAAGCCTTTAGAtagattttatattgttaatataATGACAATAAATTACAGTACTTGATTATGCGATTAAAgatgaaaatcgatttaaatattttgcacatTTCATCTAGAACAGATCTTCaaggttttatttaaactacTTTATTCCGGGCATTTTAATTCACtctcaacaaaattaatttgttatccAGAAACTCTAACAATGGTTCAGTTTCATTTGTTACACAAATAAAGGGTACTTTCTCTATTTTCATgagtatacacatatatatatatatatatatatatatatatatatatgtatatatagaagCCAGTTGAACAAATTAGGCTGAGAGACTCTTCCTTCCAAATCCTTGAGATGTAttcgcatattttttattttggtttttttttggctgctcTCAACATTTTTCTATGGATGCAGTCAAGTGCTTgagcattttatttaagcgCATGAATGGATTTGATggcttttcttattttttttttgtgtttgtcgAAGGAAATGagcacccaaaaaaaaaaaaaaaaaagaatagaaagaaaagagtaaaaaatttcaattcatttcataAAATGGTTGAAAATTGTAgagaaattatgaaaattgtcTGGCCTGGCCGGGTTGTTTGGGTTGAGCTTGATGGCACTTTGAATGCTTGCTTTTTGACTGCTTTTCATAATTTCagttttgccttttttgtgtgtgtctatttTTTGGTATCTTTTTAGCATATTTGCTCATATGTAAAGTGAATTGACAGAAGTTGGAGTGGAAGTAGAATTAAAAGTCGGTGTGTGTCTGGTTGCTGGGTTTAGACGTGTTTGAGAGCCTTTTTTGTGAATACCCTTCCAGAGAAGCATATTAGCTTAAAAGATGAGTTTGAAACATAGCTTTTATTGTTCTATAAAAActgatttaatattataagaaTTACAACTGAGTTAACTAAGGGATTATAACAAGGTTTCGgtttggaattttaaatttgacgtAAACAAAGCGTTTATAATAAATCCATTCTAGACAGGAAAATGTTTAACACtagataattaataattaaagataACATATGAAACTGATTTTTACTAAAATGAAATTCTGAGAATTGATTCAATTAAAAGAcagcaataaataattgttattagaTTCGTGtgaatattttctaataatctatatgtataattattcTTATGATTTCTTTGTATACGTTAggtgcataaatataatagaacTAATACGAGTACCTAAGAATGCttactataatttatttaaatatgcatatcttaaaaatatctAATAGCTCATAGAAACTTCGACTTCATTCGAGTTGGccttgccttttttttgttaatatcaTTTTTCGTGCTCATACTCACAGATATTGAATGGCTTTTCGGTAATGGCGgtggcgttggcgttgacgGTGGAGAGGGTGGTGGCAGCACGGTGATTCGCTCTTTTTTTCGGGTGGCTGGAAAGGGGGAAGGGTACGGGCGTGGGCGCTGTTTTGCCTGCAGTAATTTCTTAATTAGCTTGCGAACACAATGTGCTTATATACcaacatatatgtgtgtatctttGTGAGTGTAAGCACTTACATATATGCTTATATAAGCTTGTATATATACGCTTCTCTAAATGGCAaaagtaaatgttttttttattttttttgggtgttgttagtatgtatttaaatCAGCGCTCCAGTAAACGTGGCCAACAACGTAGCAGGCAAACGTTGAGgtacttattttaattgcagccCTTTTGGCCATGAAGTGCAGCAGCTTTGCACAAAGTTGACTATTGTCTATTTTGCAGGCTCTTTCAGTTTGATATGTATATAActctatatctgtatataaTGCCAGACGGCAATTGCAACAACGTTGAACCGACGAATTTTCACGTTCAAATGGATTTCGAGACTTCctgcaatgaaaaaaaagtgaatgaCCATGATATGTTTTGACCAGTCTCTTTTGTTTATCTATGTATGTGATTTTGGTTGACAGTTCAATTAAGTCCCAATGGCCACACCAGTTAAATTACGCTTAAAAAacaagaccaacaacaacattgtgattttttgtgcaattttattCGTTTAGTGGAATTGTTGTCGAGTGTCGTGAGTGGCCATTATGACTGTcgctttttgtattttattatccatttagcacatttatttttatttccacaACTCGCGTCACACTGCACATTATCCCTgtcattatatatatatatggatgtgtgtgtgtgtgtgtgtgtgtgtgcgtgtgtgtgtgtctgttggtCAGCCCCGAAAACGTTGCCAATTTTTAGCCTGTGCTCCCTTTTATGACGACCTCGCATTTAATGCTTTTTatgtactttattttttagccATTGCGGTTGGCGCTTCGTTTAAGGACTTTATTTTAGTGCGTAGAGCGCGTGTCCTTCGTCTAAGCAGGGTTGCTCTGAGGGGtggttacacacacactctcacacacacacacacacacactcgcatagTCGAATGTGTTTTGGGCATTTGCAATTGCGccagttgatgttgttgtttgttgttattgtctgtaATAGACTCATCAGCAGCGCATTGTGGCTTgttcatttagttttttttgtctttttttattgctgttgtgtttGAGGTGCATTAATCAAGTTGCATTTCTGTTGTCTGCCCACAGCAGTCCATTTTTTATGACTTGTTCGGTCGTTCTTTTAACCTTATGGCATGTTTTTCTAGTTCATGTTTGATGCAGCTATGCTACATTTATTTCGATTGGATATAACTTGTAGtactttaataattattttcaatattattatattataattgcttacttattttttttttttacatagcATTCTTATTATTACATATAGAATAATactcaattttgtttataaatgctattaatattaattttaatttttttattgattgcttaatttttgcaactgtgatttattataaacttaactttttttgaaaataagagataaattaagaaatttatttttttttataattttgctgttttataaattctttttatttctttgttaatacatttattattattgtaaaccCGCTACATGCTTCTTATAGCATTTTCATATAACAGTATATAACAGATTTTTTTTGGATGGAGTTTAGGACTTGAGCACAGTTATTTGTTAAACTGTAGCTCTAGTTATGTGAAACGTTAAAACGCAATTATGacttttttcataaaatagaaaatacaaattaatcaagtattaaaaaattaattgtttttaatttaaaaagtagcAACAATTGAATATCTTCACTTGTTTTCATCTATACatgcattaattatttgtattctaAATTTCGAACTTAATgggttaaaatattataatatttttccaacTCTCAATGCAATGTTAACAAGAGTGTCGATCTGGCTAAAACCCTTTTATAATCTACTCGCACTCGTCTATGATTTAGTTGTGTGCATTGAATGGGTAATATGAATCTAAGCTGTTAAAGACACACCTACAATTACAACTGCGACACAAAGAGGCACTCAGCCAGTCTGGAGTTCACAGGAGTAAGAGTACAATGGCATAATCAAATTCTAGGTCATTACGCACCATATTGTTGTAAATTAATGCAATAACACAAACAATGCACAAACAGTGAACTCGAAttacacaatcacacacacacaatcacacacacacacacacacacacacacacatattcactTGCTTAGTCTAATGCACAATCGCAATTAACATCAAATGCATTTCTGCAAATTGGTCTAAGAAATATGAGTGGAAGATCAAGTCTCTGGCTAATTTAATGTGAGAATAGCTCAAGTTTCATTGGCGATCAACCTCGGTAAGGAGCGAAAGAGGGAACGGGAGCGAAAGCGGTAGCCGGAAACTTCCTGTTTGTGAGGCGTCAATTGTCACGCTGTAAATTCGAATCCAATTGAATGACAATAAAAATGCACTCGTCTGCTGTTTGCTGTAGGGCGGCATCAGGGATCGACAAATCGGGAGTCCTGGCTTGGCTCGGCAAAATGTTATTTGATGCGCGGCATTGTTTGGGCGCCGCATTGAATGTGTACCTACAAATTAAGGAGCCCCCCTCTCCATAGGCTGCTCGGCTCCGGGTAAAACAGGAAGTCAACAATGTTGAGCAACGAGTTATGCTGTCAGGACGTGCACAGGATACACTGTGCAAGCTGTTGTAAAACGCTTTGCCACTGCGCAACATTTTCAAATCACAGCAGTCCACACTCTGTGCGTTGATTGTTCCCTGTCTCTGACCCAACCCAGCTCGCCTTCTCCCTCTCCCACTGCctctcgctgctgctgctgctcttctagttgttgttgttgttgtttgtaatttaatgtCATTTAGCCTGCGGCCAAATAAACCAACGATGAACCCCTTTGTGAATGTCCTCAAAACGAAGCTGGCTCAGCATGCAATatgatgttgttattgttgtattaCTTGCCATTGtagttgctattgttgttgttgttgttgttgcttttaccTGATGCCGGAAAAGAGAGCTTTGTGTGAGTTCAGAGTTAGCAGTAAGGTGAGCATTTTGATTCTGTCGCAGAGCTTCAATGAAAGTCAATTTGTGCGAAATGCATTTGCCCCAAGCTTACttactttttgattttcttttactttttacttaataatagtactaatattaataactaataataataataaaaaagtcttaaaaaatgaattttaagacAATTTTTAGATTCTTAAAATAGGATAAAATATTGTGATTGTAGATTGTGATTTTCCCATTATTCTcttgattcaaaaaataattttaagacgATGTTCTtgatatttattctattttttttttaaactaataataataataaacagttttaaaaagttaattttaaaaaaatttttggattCTCAAAATACGATAAAATATTGTGATTGTGGATTGtgatttttccatttttctctttattaaaaaaaataattttaggacgattttcttgttttttataccATTTAAATCTAATTTAGAATCTCAAAACaggattaaatattttgattgtaGATTGTGATTATCCAATTTTTCTcttgattataaaaaataactttaggCGATTTTCTTGATGTTTATTCTATTtcaaactaataataataatgaaaaagttttaaaaaattaattttcagacAATTTTTAGATTCTCAAAATAggataaaatattttggctGTAGATTGTGATTTTTCTCttgattcaaaaaattgtaGATTGTGATTCTCCCATTTTTCTCTTGAttcaactaataataataataaataaatcaaaaaaaattaattttaagacaaTTTTTAGAATCTCAACAATGgactaaatattttgattgtagattgtaatttttctcttgattcaaaaaaaaaaaattttaggaCGATTTTCTTGATGTTTATTCTATTTCAGTCTAAAACTAAAAgactaaaagtaaataaattatatataatttgttgcatttcacat
The genomic region above belongs to Drosophila innubila isolate TH190305 chromosome 3R unlocalized genomic scaffold, UK_Dinn_1.0 2_E_3R, whole genome shotgun sequence and contains:
- the LOC117791215 gene encoding homeobox protein Hmx, with amino-acid sequence MSSSEAEVDISVVSSPEPSPLGAAGMSNGRESPSARSIDGSSPPATPTHRSTPNTAAGTPTSSSAIAAPHYHHSPNGTVPPAVLHHHLQHHLSSLSGHPVALHHALHSFGHLHPAHGAPHPALLQHTHLGERLSSPTAMAPKSPELERNGSAGDELHHSLNNNNNNNNSKTLNHNSTCASAAAAAVAAAASVGANSNDSNASSNGNKATTGSNGFTSFSISSILSRSEPAKKNGATALITPIPQLPQPGAGPQDAAMLSRLGFISQWGALAGRYAALCPPGWPWAPQRMPFHSPTHDSSSTNTTENPPSPTSLSPSSGNNNNNHSSSSSNNNNNNNSTANANSNNTGNGHSSKSPPPNVGGGLHHSTHHPLYQQQQQQQQQQQQHPHAGQQHPQHPHQPSTPTSSAAGLSHHGHHLVNSHASGGGYMLPTSSNESDDEGEEIIEEDDGTDGPSDSSSPHGDGSNSKRKKKTRTVFSRAQVFQLESTFDMKRYLSSSERAGLAASLRLTETQVKIWFQNRRNKWKRQLAAELEAANMANMAHAAQRLVRVPVLYHDGTTAGFVPPPPPHHHPMQYYAAAAARNTSPPRPPLSSLV